A region from the Falco rusticolus isolate bFalRus1 chromosome 4, bFalRus1.pri, whole genome shotgun sequence genome encodes:
- the STARD3NL gene encoding STARD3 N-terminal-like protein isoform X1: MNRVPGDAENAHSSHVESCPSLRDVHSINPAQLMARIESYEGREKKGISDVRRTFCLFVTFDLLFITLLWIIELNVKGGIETTLEKEVLQYDYSSSYFDIFLLAVFRFKVLILAYAMCRLRHWWAIAFTTAVTSAFLLAKVIISQLFSQGAFGYVLPIISFILAWIETWFLDFKVLPQEAEEENRFLIAQDASERAALLHPGVLSDGQFYSPPESVAGSDEDSEEKQDSEKPVV; this comes from the exons ATGAATCGGGTGCCAGGTGATGCAGAAAATGCTCACAGTAGCCATGTGGAATCCTGTCCTTCCTTGCGGGATGTCCACTCCATCAACCCAGCGCAGCTGATGGCAAGGATTGAGTCATATgaaggcagagagaagaaaggcatATCGGATGTCAGAAGgactttctgtttgtttgttacATTTGATCTCTTATTCATAACCTTGCTGTGGATAATAGAATTAAAT GTGAAAGGAGGCATTGAGACTACCTTAGAGAAAGAAGTCCTACAGTATGACTACTCTTCTTCATATTTTGATATATTT CTACTGGCAGTCTTTCGATTTAAGGTGTTAATACTTGCATATGCAATGTGCAGACTGCGCCATTGGTGGGCAATAGCT TTTACAACAGCAGTGACCAGTGCCTTTTTATTAgcaaaagtaattatttcacAG CTGTTCTCACAGGGTGCATTTGGCTATGTGCTGCCCATCATATCCTTCATACTTGCCTGGATTGAAACTTGGTTCTTGGACTTTAAAGTGTTACCGcaagaagctgaagaagaaaaca GATTTTTGATAGCACAGGATGCTTCTGAACGAGCAGCTCTTCTTCACCCAGGAGTCCTCTCTGACGGGCAGTTCTATTCTCCTCCTGAATCTGTGGCAG
- the STARD3NL gene encoding STARD3 N-terminal-like protein isoform X2, whose product MNRVPGDAENAHSSHVESCPSLRDVHSINPAQLMARIESYEGREKKGISDVRRTFCLFVTFDLLFITLLWIIELNVKGGIETTLEKEVLQYDYSSSYFDIFLLAVFRFKVLILAYAMCRLRHWWAIALFSQGAFGYVLPIISFILAWIETWFLDFKVLPQEAEEENRFLIAQDASERAALLHPGVLSDGQFYSPPESVAGSDEDSEEKQDSEKPVV is encoded by the exons ATGAATCGGGTGCCAGGTGATGCAGAAAATGCTCACAGTAGCCATGTGGAATCCTGTCCTTCCTTGCGGGATGTCCACTCCATCAACCCAGCGCAGCTGATGGCAAGGATTGAGTCATATgaaggcagagagaagaaaggcatATCGGATGTCAGAAGgactttctgtttgtttgttacATTTGATCTCTTATTCATAACCTTGCTGTGGATAATAGAATTAAAT GTGAAAGGAGGCATTGAGACTACCTTAGAGAAAGAAGTCCTACAGTATGACTACTCTTCTTCATATTTTGATATATTT CTACTGGCAGTCTTTCGATTTAAGGTGTTAATACTTGCATATGCAATGTGCAGACTGCGCCATTGGTGGGCAATAGCT CTGTTCTCACAGGGTGCATTTGGCTATGTGCTGCCCATCATATCCTTCATACTTGCCTGGATTGAAACTTGGTTCTTGGACTTTAAAGTGTTACCGcaagaagctgaagaagaaaaca GATTTTTGATAGCACAGGATGCTTCTGAACGAGCAGCTCTTCTTCACCCAGGAGTCCTCTCTGACGGGCAGTTCTATTCTCCTCCTGAATCTGTGGCAG
- the STARD3NL gene encoding STARD3 N-terminal-like protein isoform X3, with amino-acid sequence MNRVPGDAENAHSSHVESCPSLRDVHSINPAQLMARIESYEGREKKGISDVRRTFCLFVTFDLLFITLLWIIELNVKGGIETTLEKEVLQYDYSSSYFDIFFTTAVTSAFLLAKVIISQLFSQGAFGYVLPIISFILAWIETWFLDFKVLPQEAEEENRFLIAQDASERAALLHPGVLSDGQFYSPPESVAGSDEDSEEKQDSEKPVV; translated from the exons ATGAATCGGGTGCCAGGTGATGCAGAAAATGCTCACAGTAGCCATGTGGAATCCTGTCCTTCCTTGCGGGATGTCCACTCCATCAACCCAGCGCAGCTGATGGCAAGGATTGAGTCATATgaaggcagagagaagaaaggcatATCGGATGTCAGAAGgactttctgtttgtttgttacATTTGATCTCTTATTCATAACCTTGCTGTGGATAATAGAATTAAAT GTGAAAGGAGGCATTGAGACTACCTTAGAGAAAGAAGTCCTACAGTATGACTACTCTTCTTCATATTTTGATATATTT TTTACAACAGCAGTGACCAGTGCCTTTTTATTAgcaaaagtaattatttcacAG CTGTTCTCACAGGGTGCATTTGGCTATGTGCTGCCCATCATATCCTTCATACTTGCCTGGATTGAAACTTGGTTCTTGGACTTTAAAGTGTTACCGcaagaagctgaagaagaaaaca GATTTTTGATAGCACAGGATGCTTCTGAACGAGCAGCTCTTCTTCACCCAGGAGTCCTCTCTGACGGGCAGTTCTATTCTCCTCCTGAATCTGTGGCAG
- the STARD3NL gene encoding STARD3 N-terminal-like protein isoform X4, with amino-acid sequence MNRVPGDAENAHSSHVESCPSLRDVHSINPAQLMARIESYEGREKKGISDVRRTFCLFVTFDLLFITLLWIIELNVKGGIETTLEKEVLQYDYSSSYFDIFLFSQGAFGYVLPIISFILAWIETWFLDFKVLPQEAEEENRFLIAQDASERAALLHPGVLSDGQFYSPPESVAGSDEDSEEKQDSEKPVV; translated from the exons ATGAATCGGGTGCCAGGTGATGCAGAAAATGCTCACAGTAGCCATGTGGAATCCTGTCCTTCCTTGCGGGATGTCCACTCCATCAACCCAGCGCAGCTGATGGCAAGGATTGAGTCATATgaaggcagagagaagaaaggcatATCGGATGTCAGAAGgactttctgtttgtttgttacATTTGATCTCTTATTCATAACCTTGCTGTGGATAATAGAATTAAAT GTGAAAGGAGGCATTGAGACTACCTTAGAGAAAGAAGTCCTACAGTATGACTACTCTTCTTCATATTTTGATATATTT CTGTTCTCACAGGGTGCATTTGGCTATGTGCTGCCCATCATATCCTTCATACTTGCCTGGATTGAAACTTGGTTCTTGGACTTTAAAGTGTTACCGcaagaagctgaagaagaaaaca GATTTTTGATAGCACAGGATGCTTCTGAACGAGCAGCTCTTCTTCACCCAGGAGTCCTCTCTGACGGGCAGTTCTATTCTCCTCCTGAATCTGTGGCAG